In Lepisosteus oculatus isolate fLepOcu1 chromosome 15, fLepOcu1.hap2, whole genome shotgun sequence, one genomic interval encodes:
- the LOC107079438 gene encoding uncharacterized protein C11orf42 isoform X1, with the protein MAGLRVSELDIKEADDAWEFVKEKVIAALCGPQMAPVPSLQDAKLYQPFCAIVQRYYRAAGSLRRTRRLFPVGPLQELLQEQHQSLVKMEIQHTVPISTNFHWEEVVNGIGHVQVTIPNMEWRSGLVLLSPRTIPLRTDLQWWRSAQCLYVVSEVYCSSSLRLGVRRDWEQAELQFKEDTPVAFSCLRFPLSSSGFLGAPVIPENGLPHAKAQWVKTFCSEYAFLHSNLPVQSSSLKARLSQIVSDCRPSFSWHSKGTVKDERDMEELRSASKPLLSVLGDSDEDVG; encoded by the exons ATGGCCGGCTTAAGGGTCTCGGAACTAGATATTAAAGAAGCCGATGATGCTTGGGAGTTTGTAAAGGAAAAG GTCATTGCCGCACTATGTGGCCCCCAGATGGCGCCAGTGCCCTCTCTCCAGGATGCCAAGCTCTACCAGCCCTTCTGTGCCATCGTCCAGCGCTACTACCGGGCTGCTGGCTCCCTGAGGAGGACCCGCCGGTTGTTCCCAGTTGGGCCCCTGCAAGAGCTGCTGCAGGAGCAGCACCAAAGCCTGGTGAAGATGGAGATACAGCACACAGTCCCCATCAGCACCAACTTCCACTGGGAGGAGGTGGTAAATGGCATCGGCCACGTGCAGGTGACTATACCCAATATGGAATGGCGGTCAGGCCTGGTCCTCTTGTCCCCTCGCACTATCCCACTCCGGACTGACCTGCAGTGGTGGAGGTCCGCACAGTGCCTCTATGTGGTGAGTGAGGTGTACTGCAGTTCATCACTGAGGCTGGGGGTTCGGAGGGACTGGGAACAAGCGGAGCTGCAGTTTAAGGAGGACACCCCCGTGGCCTTCTCCTGCCTGAGGTTTCCTCTGTCCAGCTCGGGGTTCCTGGGGGCCCCCGTGATACCAGAAAACGGCCTCCCACACGCTAAGGCACAGTGGGTGAAAACCTTCTGCTCGGAATACGCCTTTCTCCACTCCAACCTGCCTGTGCAGTCCTCCAGCCTGAAAGCCAGACTCTCGCAGATTGTAAGTGACT GCCGCCCTTCATTCTCCTGGCACTCCAAGGGCACCGTCAAAGATGAGCGGGACATGGAGGAGCTGCGCTCTGCCTCCAAGCCACTGCTGTCAGTGTTGGGCGACTCTGATGAAGACGTGGGCTGA
- the LOC107079438 gene encoding uncharacterized protein C11orf42 isoform X2, with the protein MAPVPSLQDAKLYQPFCAIVQRYYRAAGSLRRTRRLFPVGPLQELLQEQHQSLVKMEIQHTVPISTNFHWEEVVNGIGHVQVTIPNMEWRSGLVLLSPRTIPLRTDLQWWRSAQCLYVVSEVYCSSSLRLGVRRDWEQAELQFKEDTPVAFSCLRFPLSSSGFLGAPVIPENGLPHAKAQWVKTFCSEYAFLHSNLPVQSSSLKARLSQIVSDCRPSFSWHSKGTVKDERDMEELRSASKPLLSVLGDSDEDVG; encoded by the exons ATGGCGCCAGTGCCCTCTCTCCAGGATGCCAAGCTCTACCAGCCCTTCTGTGCCATCGTCCAGCGCTACTACCGGGCTGCTGGCTCCCTGAGGAGGACCCGCCGGTTGTTCCCAGTTGGGCCCCTGCAAGAGCTGCTGCAGGAGCAGCACCAAAGCCTGGTGAAGATGGAGATACAGCACACAGTCCCCATCAGCACCAACTTCCACTGGGAGGAGGTGGTAAATGGCATCGGCCACGTGCAGGTGACTATACCCAATATGGAATGGCGGTCAGGCCTGGTCCTCTTGTCCCCTCGCACTATCCCACTCCGGACTGACCTGCAGTGGTGGAGGTCCGCACAGTGCCTCTATGTGGTGAGTGAGGTGTACTGCAGTTCATCACTGAGGCTGGGGGTTCGGAGGGACTGGGAACAAGCGGAGCTGCAGTTTAAGGAGGACACCCCCGTGGCCTTCTCCTGCCTGAGGTTTCCTCTGTCCAGCTCGGGGTTCCTGGGGGCCCCCGTGATACCAGAAAACGGCCTCCCACACGCTAAGGCACAGTGGGTGAAAACCTTCTGCTCGGAATACGCCTTTCTCCACTCCAACCTGCCTGTGCAGTCCTCCAGCCTGAAAGCCAGACTCTCGCAGATTGTAAGTGACT GCCGCCCTTCATTCTCCTGGCACTCCAAGGGCACCGTCAAAGATGAGCGGGACATGGAGGAGCTGCGCTCTGCCTCCAAGCCACTGCTGTCAGTGTTGGGCGACTCTGATGAAGACGTGGGCTGA